The sequence below is a genomic window from Rhinopithecus roxellana isolate Shanxi Qingling chromosome 7, ASM756505v1, whole genome shotgun sequence.
ctgtttacagggagaaggcctggaaactatcaccagaccaactcaaaatcaCGATgatttccagagcttatataccttctacgctatatgtctacatgtaagtgtgcattcatctaaagacataagtgattaactttttaaaatgtataaataaggtCTGAAtcttgaagaccttcctctggagcctcagtaaatttacttaatctaaatgggtccagcaaggtgcagtggctcatgcctgtaatcccagcactttgggaggccgaggcgggcagatcatgaggtcaggacatcgagaccatcctggctaacacagtgaaaccccgtctctactaaaatacaaaaaaaaaaaaaattagccaggcgtggtggcgggcgcctatagtcccagctactcgggaggctgcagcaggagaatgtcgtgaacccaggaggcggagcttgcagtgagccgagatcgcgccactgcactccagcctgggcgacagagcgagactccgtctcaaaaaaaaaaaaaaaaaaaaaaaaaaactaaatgagtCCAGGTGCTGgcgtgattacccttatcttgtctcctgctaaatcacagAGGTTTGGAGAGTTCCTTCCACTCCCAACAAACTTGTTTGTGGAGCCCtgggggagtttcttcagacccacaataaaacttgtttaatcctgaATGGGTCAATaattcctttgttattttgtcATGTTTTAAGGTCtaggaaaggcctaggcaaaactcttggtgggctttagttacattccagcctttgtataagggcactgactttttttagcttttaatattaACTTCACCACTCAGTACTGAAACAGTTTTTATGGACGCCTTCGTTAGTGAGACATGGCCTGCcataggaggactgcttgagtccaggagttagaatcaagcctgggcaacagagcaagaccccatacCTTAtaagatgccttttatttttagttttttttttttttttttttttttttttttgagaaggagtctcgctctgtcacccaggctggagtgcagtggccagatctcagctcactgcaagctccgcctcccgggttcatgccattctcctgcctcagcctcccgagtagctggactacaggcgcccgccacctcgcccggctagtttttttgtattttttttagtagagacggggtttcaccgtgttagccaggatggtctcgatctcctgacctcgtgatccgcccgcctcggcctcccaaagtgctgggattacaggcttgagccaccgcgcccagcctatttttagttttttaaaaattttttcgaGACGGGGTCTcagtgtcatccaggctgcagtgcagtggtgtgatcatggctcactgcagcctcagttttctgactagctaggaccacaggtgggtgctcccacccccggctaattaaatttttttgtttgtttgagacagggtctcattctgtgtcacccaggctggagtgcaatggcaggatcttggacttactgcaacctctgcctcctgggctcaagcaattctcctgcctcagcctcctgagtagctgggattacaggcgcctgccaccatgcctggctaatttttgtatttttaggagagacagggtttcaccatgttgcccaggctggtctggaactcctgacctcaagtaatatacctgccttggcctcctaaaatgctgggattacatacttGACCAATggcacctggcctaaaaataatatttttaagagacaagggttttgctatgttgcccaggctagtcttaaactcctgggctcaagtgattcttcccaGTAGCTTGGGATTacacccactgtgcctggcaaggcacttttatttctcatattccCTTAGCCAACTCGAAGTAAAACCATCTCtcaaatgtatctttttttttttttttttggagacggagtctcggtctgtcgccggggctggaatgcagtggccggatctcagctcatcgcaagctccgcctcccgggtttatatgccattctcctgcctcagcctcccgagtagctgggactacaggcgccgccacctcgcccggctagttttttgtagtttttagtagagacggggtttcaccatgttagccaggatggtctcgatctcctgacctcgtgatccgcccgtctcggcctcccaaagtgctgggattacaggcttgagccaccgcgcccggctctcaAATGTATCTTGACAAAACTTGgcagcaaacaaaaaaatctcaaacttGTCTGTCATTAAAAGATTGTGATACCCACGCAATACACCAACACAATGCTTAGGGTATGGTGTTTTTTACCCACCAGTTTTGAAAAAGTTAATTACATTTGGCAATTCCCCATTCCCTTATAGTGAGGGGTCTCAGGAGCGGGCTCCTACACATAAAGGGGCTTAGAACAGTGGCTGGCACCTAGGCCACCAATAGACTTTTGCCCCACCCAACCGGTGACACAGCCCGGGGGCCCGCCGCCCCCTGGCGGCCATTACGGATTTCCGCCTCCCTCACAGAAGGCAGTCGCTGCAACGTGCGTGGCCTCAGTTGCGTCACATCCGGCCCTTGCGATCAGGGCTTGAGGAGACCGCGCCATGAAGTGCGTGTTTGTTACCGTAGGGACCACCAGCTTTGACGACTTAATTGCGTGTGTGTCGGCGCCCGACAGTCTGCAAGTGAGTGAGGGAGGCGAGCAGGCCGCGGCTTGGCTCGCCACCCGCCGTCTCCGGCCTTACTAAGCCAGCCGCGGTAGCCTTGCCTGACCGTCACGCTCAGAAAGAAACCCCGGCAACTCTACCACAGGTGCCGCTGTCCCTTAGGTGGCTCCTGCCTACGCCCGGCGGGGCCCTTCGGCTACCCGGCTACTCGGGGTCGCATGTTTCCTCTTCCCATTAACCAGGCCGTTCCTTTCCCTGATTTCTTCGGCTCTCTTCCCAGGCTTCCCCCGCTCTGTGTTCTCCGCCTCCGCGTCCTCCGCCCCTCCTTCCAACGGCTCCGCCCCTCCGAGCCCGGGTTTTCCACCGGGCTAGGCAGTTTCTCCTCAGCCCCCCTGTAGACCGCGCGTCGGCGCCGGCGTCTCAGTCAGCCGAGCTCGCCTCAGAGCCCGGCTCCTTCCGCTCGGCGCTTGGCCGGAGCCCGCGCGGTTCCCCTCAGCGCGCGTCGTTCCCTCAGGGCTCCCGGTTCTCGCAGTTCAGCAAGTGAGGCAGAACGGGTAGTCCCTGGGTTCCCCCCGAGTTTGCGACTCCTTTTCCAAAGTCTTTTCCTGCTGTGGCTTTCGCGGGACTCTGTGAGCTGGGTCGCTTAGATTCATGAGTGCTCGGGAGGTTCCTCGTCGGGTGCCGGACCGGAGAATACGTTAGTTTTGAAAACTAAGTGAAATTAGCCACAGGTAGGCTCTTTGGCGGCCGTGCTTCGGTCTTAACGTCAAACTTTAGTAGTGGTGGTGGTTCCTGCTCTGTTTTGCATAGCCAGTTTAAAAGGCCCTCATGTTCTGATTTCCTCTTACAGAAAATCGAGAGCCTTGGTTACAACCGACTTATCCTGCAAATTGGTAGAGGAACCGTGGTACCTGAACCCTTCAGTACTGAGTCGTTTACTCTGGATGTTTACAGGTACAAGGATTCCTTGAAAGAAGACATCGGGAAAGCAGATCTTGTTATTAGTCACGCAGGTAAAGGTGCCTTAGAATCTCAGGGTTGggtcttttaatttaattttttttttaagttctggggtattcTGGGGAACATATGCAggatgtgcgggtttgttacaaaggtaaacgTGTGCCCTgcatcatctaggtattaagcccagcatccattaagctttttatcctgatgctctccctccaaTAAGGAACTGACACTTGAACCATTTCGAGGTAAAATAAAATCGCTAGCTGAACTCACTGTAGCCCTTTTTGAATACAGAACTTATTTGAATATGACAATTGAGAACTTTATTGGAGAGAACTTAGTATTTTGGGGTGAGAGAAGAATGGGAAATTAATCACTGTAGCCCATCTTTACAATAAAAAACCCTAAACACTGAGGGGCAAAATAATTTACCCAGTGAAGTGTAATAAATTGTCAACTTGACATTAGTACTTGGACTTAGCTAAAGGAGTGTTCTGCCTGCTGATTGGTTGGATTGGTCATGGAGTAAGTGGAATTGTAAGATTATTTACATTTCTGTTGAATGTGAGTGAAATGAATCCAGTCAAAAATAGTAACAGCTACATACTGTGTAAATTGTTTCCTCTTCAGAGGACCGCCCTGATGGGCTACTTAATTAGACTTCTAGTGCATTCAGAAGAACTGCTTTTGGGGAGCAGTGCAGTTTTGACTTGTTAAagaaggtgttttttttgttgttgttgttttttttttgggagacagagtttcgctctcttgcccaggctggagtgcaatggcgctatctcggctcactgcaacctccgcctcccaggttcaagcgattctcctgtctcagcctcaggagtagctgggattacaggtgcacactaccacgcccggctaattttttttttttttttttgtatttattagagacggagtttcaccgtgttgcccaggcttgtctcaaactcctgagctcgggcgatccacccgccttggcctcccaaagtgctaggattacaggcatgagccactgtgcccctccGGAGTTAATGTTCTTAACTAACCACCCTAGCGTAAGATACCCAAAAAGGATTTATCTATTCACTTATCAATCTCTTTGCTctcatttaaaataactagatGATTTTACATTTCAGAATTTAATTGATCCTAATATTGTATATTTGCATATTCATGGAAATCCATTCTTGACTGTTTCTGGGATAGCACTTCACATGTAAACCCATACAAAGTGGTCAAGGTTTTTTGTTATTGATGCCTGCCTGTCTCTATTGTAGGCTTGCTTTTCTACCTGGGGTtgaatagaaatgaaatataatttcacaTACAGTATGTCAAACCTCGATCTTATCTGGATTGAAGGCCATGCCCAAAGCATACTCCAGATGGCCCAACGTACAATGGTTTCACTTAGAGTTTTTCAACTTTATGGTGGTGTGAAagcaatacacatacacattcagtagaaactgctCTGcaagtacccatacaaccattctgttttacACTtgcagtattcaataaatggcatgagatattcaacactttatcataaaataggttttgtgttagataattttgcccaaccacaggctaatgtaagtgtgttctgagcacgtttaaggtaggctaggctaagctgtCATGTGTGGtgggttaggtgtattaaatgcattttctacttagaatattttcaaccgcttttttttttttttcctttttttgaggtgggttctctgtcacccaggatggggtgcagtggtgcaatcatagctcactgcaagctccaactcctgggctcaagcagtcctcctgcctcaggctccccagtagctgggaccacagccactatgccttattaattatttttctttttcttttttagtagagacagggtctctctatgttgctgagagtggtcttgaactcctgggctcaagcgatcctcccaccttggcctcccaaagcgttgggattgtaggcataagccactgcacccagcctgttttcaaCTTACGATGTGGTTATACCCCATCATAAGTCGAGGGTCATTGGTACTAGAGAGCAAGTAGCATAGCACTGAATCATAGGCCATAATGTCATCATCAGTGACAAagtaatgtatttttcaaataaagtttcTAACACTTTTTATTAGAGAGCAACTGATAACTATACTCTTGTCATTTTGAATGTATAATTGAAAGACCTAGCTTGTAGTTCTGTCAACTTaagttttttaacttttgtgttcTAGCTATAAAGCTTCGTAGGGAccttaacttattttaaattgtgttaaacaaatttgatttatatttgtaGGTGCAGGAAGCTGTTTGGAGGCTCTGGAAAAAGGAAAGCCACTCGTAGTGGTCATAAATGAAAAGTTGATGAACAATCAT
It includes:
- the ALG13 gene encoding putative bifunctional UDP-N-acetylglucosamine transferase and deubiquitinase ALG13 isoform X4, producing MKCVFVTVGTTSFDDLIACVSAPDSLQKIESLGYNRLILQIGRGTVVPEPFSTESFTLDVYRYKDSLKEDIGKADLVISHAGAGSCLEALEKGKPLVVVINEKLMNNHQLELAKQLHKEGHLFYCTCSTLPGLLQSMDLSTLKCYPPGQPEKFSAFLDKVVGLQK